GTAAAACACGTGAAATCATTCAACTTTGCCTCTTAAAATGACACACTGCTGGGTCATGCACAGTTTTACATAGGTAATTCTGCCTGTAAGGTGATTTCTTAATGCAGAAACTGGAATAAAACAGCACAGATGCCACTAACTCTCCAGTTCAATTATCCTTCAGGTTGTCTTCAATACTGATGAGGCCAGTGTCTCAGTTAAAGAGGTAAGATTCAATCCCTGGATTGAATAAACGtgaataaactgtatttatttttattttatatccaCTCCTGTCATGTGACGACAGTGTTCACAATGTCCTCTCTGTGTGGTTCATCTCAGTGTATTGAAGGTGTCATCGGTGGAACAGATTATAATCAGAGTAAAGTGAATCAGTGGACAGCCAGCATAGTAGAGCATTCTCTGACTCACCTGGTGAAACAGGGACGGCCGTTCAAATACATAGGTGAGCCAAACTAAAGGACATCATGTAGAGCTTGTTTGTGAAGGTAAACATGTGATTGAGTGACACCGGTCTCTGGTGTTTTGTAGTAAACTGTACCATCATGCAGAAAAGCGGCGCTGGTCTCCACACAGCCAATTCCTGCTACTGGGATACTGCCACTGACGGTGAGAGATGACCTGTAATTAGAGCTGGTGTCATTTGAAATTGTCTGAGTTTCAGCACTGAATCAGTAAATGTTTTGGACAGTTAATCAATTATAAAAAGTATAGTATGCATTAGGAGTATATCATACTTTTAGTTTGGTAACTTTTTGCCAGAGAAAATACTGGAAATTTCTTGTAGACCTCAGTGTAAGTTCTCCTGCTGGTTGTCTCTTTCAGGAAGCTGCACAGTCAGGTGGGAGAATCGCACCATGTACTGTGTGGTCAGTGTGTTCGCTGTGACGCTGTGACAGCAGCGCAGAGCTGCGTTCTGCTCTTCCTTCTGACACTGTCATGTCTGAAGCTGCGCTTTGAATGCCACCCTGATCAAGACGCCACGAAGATCCTCCGTTGGAAGTTATCGTACAAGTAGCTTATTTCTCCCCACAGGCAGGAAAAACATAACCTCAGAATAAGAGTTGTGGTTTGTGAGTCTGCAGCCTGCATTCATGGCTGGGGTTGACTATGAGAAAGTGTTGCTTTGTAGGGGCCAAAGTCATGGTCTGGTGGACTCTCGAAAAGTGAACACTAAATGTTGTGATCCATCAACTCTTTTCATAAATTGTCCCAATATCCTATAATCTTTCCTTAATGTAGAActtagtttgtttttataatttgtCTCCTTCAGTACATTCCCAGATTAACAGGGCTGAACTGTCGCTGTAGAGGAAAGTTGCCTATTTATTAAGACAAGTAGTTGTGTTTTAGTCGATACCTGACTACTTATGTAAAGTGTTTCCACTAGTCTGTGTTAATTTTCTTAGTATTAATATTGTGTATATCTGGGATTAAGTTGTTTAATGGTCAGTCCCAAAAACCAAGGCACTTTTTCTAGACTTTTCCTGCAGAAATCCTGGAATTTTTACCAGTGAGTTGTACATTGAGTTCCTTTAAGCTGTTTTATGAGTTACTTTGTCTGAACTGTGGAGTCATTAAATGTATTCAGCAAACTTTCTACATTTGTTAGGTAGACATAGTATTTTCTTGTCTGACTGTGCCAAGaggagaatttttttttttttaaattaatttgcaGTTTTGGCTTTCATCCACTAGGGGTTAGCATAGGCTCAtgtgtctgtgaagattctcagtcatccaggtgaTGATACGTAACCAGGAAGGGTTGAATTGACAGCAGCTATCCTTGGTTGTTGGaacttgaagacatttcacctaCTTCAGAGAGACTCGGatatttaacctctgtgaggTCATTATCAAGGCTATTGATGTCACTCGGTGTCATTAGTGCTCCTGGCTGTTGTAGTCCTCAGAGTCATTGGAGTGACCAGAAGCCAAGTGTAAATGGTTGTTAAATCTGAAAGGACAGCATTGTAGGTGGGTGATTAATAGTGTTGTAGACCTCATCATGTTGAGGGATGGTTTCTATTCTTTGATGTAGATGGCTTCCttcactcctctttcaaaccacCTGTCCTCCCCATCTAAGACATTGTTGTCAGTGAAGGAGGGTCCCTTATCCTTCAGGTGTAGGTAAATGCTGAGTGAGGAGTTGGCCCTCCTGTACTGAgccatgtgtttgtttaatggtTGCTTAAACAACCAATCTAACCAAACAATCATGTACACTCGGTCTCAGGAGGCTCAAACAACTCTAACAATGTCTAGTACCTGGGTCTCCCCACTGGTTGGTCAGAACTGAGCGTCTAGGATGAGAGATGAAACGTCTTCAAGTATCGATAACCAGGTCCAGTTGCACTCGATTCAACCCTGAtcacacagagggagagtgcTTCTTAGCTAAAAAACTGACACAATTTTcacatataaatataaatttatttagatttttttaagtaggatttcatctttaaatgctttttatCTTATGTATGTGAATGTTTGATGTGtactattttttcttttttggcttcAAAGGTTGCTTTTCTTATTTGTACAAATATCAGGAGCATTCATGTGATTCCCGAGGTCGTTGTCCCTCTGCAGATACATTGCAAAAAGGAGTtagtgcaaaaacaaacaacactgacattccctctcacacatacacaattaTACATTAAAGtttgaagcaaaaaaaaagaagcaaaaaataCTTGTTACAATTCCAAACATTTCTCAATTGGATATCAATTTGTGTGCACATGGTGTAAATATTACATACAGATGAGACGTTCAGACGCAGAGCTGAGAGACATAACTAGGCATGAATtagaaaaatgcaaatacatcCCAACAAAAGCATTTCACATCACAACAGCTGTTGCTGCTCAGCAGTTGAACCAAAGCCACTTAAAATCCTTTTTTGGAAACGTGCAAAAACATTACGCCTGGAGATGTGCGTGCTTTACAGTATTATGTTTGGTGATTGAACAGGCTCAGTGTGTGGAGGTTCGCTTTCACTTCGACAAGCACAAATACATCACAGAAGCAGTGCATATTAATGATAAAGCTCTTATCAAGGAGTAAAAAAGCTGATTGCTTGCAGCCATAAAACTAACAGGAggttcaggaaaaaaaaacctgtacaAAACAGAACCCCCCTCCATCAAGGAGAATAATAGTTACACCTCATCAGAGgctccacacatgcacacctccATGCCAAAGAGAGATACTAAATACAATCAATTCAAATGCATGGCTCCTTGTGATAAGTAATGCAGCATATAAGTGGACATAGACTCCACACCCAAAAAAAGTAATGGTGGTGTCCATGGCGTGGCTGAATCTGTATTAAAGGCTGCAGGATGACAAGGTTAGGATGTTGGCTGATGAGATGGATGAGCACcacctctgcagtgtttctgcacACTGATTAACACAGGTGGAAAACTACACATGTGTGCAGCCAGGATTGACCTCAAGTTAAGGACACATTTACTTTATGTAGGAGTAACAGGCTGTGATagaaaacagagctgagagaTGGATATATTGTGCAACGTTAAGATCAAAggatttaaaatgtatattcaaCTCACAGAAGGGTCCATGTGGCACTTCAAAGGTTACAGAAGGTTATGATAAATGTCAGAGTTGTTCCTCTGAATGGCACGTCAGACAATTGTGATGCTTTAAGCATTGCAGGATACACTGTGGTTAATGTCGCCATTGATTCCACCGCCTATGTTATTGCCCATTTCATTAGGAAGGTCATAGATCGTGTCGTTGAGCATGTCATATGTCGTGTCGTTGGGCATGTCGTCTGTGCTGTCACTGGCTGTGTCATGGACTCTGCCGTGGTTAGCCGCCTCTTTGCATGTGGAGGGGCTCGGCGGCTCCAGGACGGTCTTTCCTATTGGCCTGTTCTGTGGAGAAGTGGAGTTGCAcatcagacagaggagagaggagcaatTCCAGAGGCCCTGGGTCATGTTGGAGGAGAAGAGCCTCCGACACGGGTGACAGAACTGGTAGAAGACCAGCATGAAGAAGATGGCGATGGCGTAGGctaccagcagctgcagcaccagcagcGGTGCACAGATGAACTGGTAGACATCAGTTTTATAGATGTACCACAGAAGAAGCAGCGAGGCGTTCTCCACAAAACGCAACATGTAGTACACAGCCATGCGATACCAGTTCTGGGACTTGTTGATGAGGTCTGGGTCATTGAGTTTCACCTGCACGGCTGACCAGCAGAACATGTTGATGCCAGCGTAGAGGAAGGTGAGCAAGCAAAGCACGATGGTGGTTCCCACCCTGGTCAGAGTTTTTTCTATGTTCTCAGGGAACGGTGAGTGGCTCTGCCAGAACAGGATCCAAGGGTAGAGGAAGAAAACGAGGAAGTTCAGCAGAACCACAGGCAGGACccagagctgcagcacagagctgaaCAGAACCAGGACCACCACACGGGTGGCGATCTCAAAGCTCCTCCACAAGAAAATGCACAGGTAAGCCATGGGCCGGACGTCCACTTCATAGTCATCATATTTGATCTTAATGGCCAGGATGTTGCAGCGCAGCGCTCCATAAACAATAGACAGGAGGGAGATGACCATCAGTGTACCTGAtatggaaagagagaaagatgaggacGTCATCATCAAGGatcagttcacatttttcaaGTCAACCCTTGGGAGTCCAGGTTGACTTTggttcattttctttctgtgtaataacttttgtttatgtttagcACCTTTCAAAAGGCATCCTTTTATCAAGACAAACTCATGTGCAAGTTTGACTTCTATAAAGTGTCCAGGAACCCAGCATACATGAAATATGACTTAAACTTTAAAGTGAAGAAGCTTCTTGGGTGAGAGGTGAATGGTCTTCTAGTGTCTACcaccaagtccagttgcccaTGATTCAATGACTTGTGGATAatcatgacctggatgactgacacagacatgaaatatgACCTGTTCctataaaaatgacaaatcttTAGTCATAATATTATAAAATTATGctgtgaatgaatgactgatcaCAATAGGTATACATGCACACTAGCAATTCCTGGTtgtaaaaaatacagtttcactaaacaaatacagcagaaaaatgtaagaaatgtaaAGTGATTTTAACTCTATGCATTATTTGCTATGTCTATGTGTGCCTGCAAATCACGACTATTAATAATTCACAGATCAACACTTTCAATTGGTTTTCTCAGCTTGTCTCTACAAATAAATTGATGttactataaataaaaatgctcaGCATATTTACAGATGAATAGGGGTTAAAACAACATTAGGGTGCTCATATGAACACTGAAGTAGTTTTTGgttgctgtaatcattcctcctgttcatactgaACACAAAAGATCCCTATGGTGGGAATTTtacattaaaaccactgtaaCTTCAGATGATATCCATTTGATTTGTCAAACTCACACGGCTGGAGCCTCATATCATCATCACCAGATGAACTTTAGATGAGGACTATGGATTCTGTCCTCCATCACTTACACTGAAAGCACATAGTGAAGGGATCTTTTAGTATGAAAAGTTGGAGTGATTACAGGgagcaaaaaatgttttaacatgCATAAGGACACCTGACTGCTGTTTTACTAGAGTCAAAAAATTGTGAACCTACCCTGTTGTTCATCACATACTGGCCATTAAATCGGTAAGTGTGAAATAGAAGCGTCAGACTACCAGTAGCAGAGGAAATCACActtatgtactgtatttataaCCTCTTATTTTGTCCTAATTCGAAGACCAGATGTCCTAGTTTGACTGTGTGAACCTTTTACTAAATCTCTCCCAGGAATATAAATACTggctcccacacacacagagttggaCAGGCCAACCCCAGATCTTCACCAATTGGCAGAGAGAATCACCATTTTCCATCCTCGATACAAGCATTACATAACACCACTTTGACTCATGAAAACACCATCCTCTTATTTCCAATATGGCACTTTGATCAGCCCACATCACAGTGGAGCTGTGGACTGGTGACAGACTACACTCTCACTGGAAATGGATGAATTGAAGGTAAATTGTGACCATGAAATCAAAGAGTCCAGAGTCCCCTGACCGCCCCCGATCCTCACCTCTACCTATGGACACCCCCTGCTGCAGGACGCAGATGTAGAGCTGCAGGGTGAGCTGGGGGGCCGATCCCAGGAAGGCCTGAATGACAGAGGTGCGGGCGAAGGCTGCTCGGTGTGTAAACAGTTTCCCCTCCGCCTGCCCCACCTGCCGTTCCACCTCCTCAGACTGACCCCCACGGGGCATCTGCTTCTTCCTGGTGATGCTGACATAAGGCTCCTCCACTCGGCCCACACTGCCATAGATACAAAACGCCTCCAGACACCTGCAGTGCAACAACAGCGAGGGAACAGAGATCATTAGGAGCTGCagccttttctcctctgtcgTCTACAGTGAAAGGCTGCAGATACTttaaatgatcaattaatctgTCAATCATTCTTTTCAATTTCATCTCATGTAATAGGATTCCCATTAGCTTCATCAAAATAGAGGATGATGCTGGTatccacacgcacacacaaacaaactgagctAAATACTAACATTGACATGTTGAGATGTTCACAATGACAAAgtaaacatgctgatgtttaagAGGGACCAGCACCATGAGGGTGAGATCAGTGAGTTATCCAGCTCTCTCTGGGCCAAACTGTGTAACTGGGGTAGATCACCATGGCAACCTGTGCTGCATGACTAACCTGCTGCAGAGCAGGATAACTTCACAGAATCAGCTTAAAACTTGTCAACAGTCCGACTACGGCTACGAATCCGCCTGctggtgtcaccacttcattcACGGTTCTGATGATGTCACTTCACAACCTCACCTCTGTCACACAAATGTGCTCACGGCTACACAGGTTAAACCCAGAGTTAACAGAGCCAGACAATCCTAAGAGAGCCAGACTAGGATGATTTGAGCTTTGTGGTACAGGCCCTTGGTTTTACAGAGCCCACCATCAGCCACAACCTGCAGCATTTGCTAATTATTgctaaacacaaactacagctgaggctgatgggaatgccatTAGCTttatcataaaccaaagtactcAGACAAGCTGAAATAATGACATGACGATGACGCTGGACCACCAAACgtcattacaattcatcctgatggagtcatgaatgtctgaaccaaatttcacagcaatccatccagtagttgtggAGATATTTCAAACAGTGACGCAGCAGAGCGGTAGACTCTCAGTCAACAGCTATTATCAGAACTGTTGATGACTAATCAGTTGATTTAGTATTCAAGAAGGAAACTTATCAGCATTTCCCTGCTGAGTCAGCACAGTGCGATACATGTTATTCTGCTGAAAGTTCTGcaataaacagttttaattttctgtccatcaacCACTGCAAGTCTGTCAACTATAAGGAGGAATGGTTGAGGGTGCGCAAAAGACAGTTTACTGCTTTAAGAGTGGATAAATATTTTCTCAAGTCAGTCTTAATACAATACTCACATGCCCCTGTGTACACTGAAAAACTTAGTCCTCACTCTGAACCTTCTGTTCATACTGTCCTATAGGAAACCGCTTTCTCCATCAGTTCTAATGTAAGTGACAGGACACAAAATCTACAGACATCATCCTGAGTAAAAACTTCTTCTAAAGTTCAGATGAagagataacttctgttgtgaattggcgctataatatataaataaaaattgacttgataAACAGGTCTTTTCAAGGCCAGTATGTACAACAGGAATCATCACAGCacttttaatataaatatgaacATGTGAATGTTGTTCAAAGACTGAcctgaaaaaaagtgaaaacgATCCATTAGGGGAGGAAACACCTTCAGTGCAGTTTTAGCCAAATGATTGTGATGTACTCTAGAGATAATCAGGTTTGGCTTGAAGGATAAGTCAGATGATTATATGAAAATCTGGTTCCCAAAAAGCTTTTCTGGAAGACGTCATTCCAGACTGTCCTCTGAGGAACAGTCTAGGGTGGCTTACTGGGCAgggctgtgttttcatttattttatttatttatattcatctCTAATCTCTGTTTTGAATTCTATTATACTAGTTCTATTTTACAGAAAACTGAAGTTATTCAGAGCTGAAACTGACTATTCTCGTTGATTTACCAGCTCACAAATGTAACTGtcagagttttatttattttctaatcaaGTCAGGgatgtgttcactgtgtgtgtctccagtgtAGCTCAGACTGATAAACAGTCTGTCCCTCAGCACCCCTGTGGCTTAAATCCTCCTGCCTTGCTGTTTTACTGGCACCGTGCATCAGCTCTGCTTTACCGGCACAGCACTGACTCGACCTCTGGCCCTTTGCCCACATCTGAACTTAAGTCTTTTTTGTATCTCACCAGCTGATGACTGTGAATCCCGCTGTCACTGACACATCTTAATAGATTCATAATGATGAGTGCTAAATGCTGGTTTACATGTGCAAATATGATAATTGTGACAGCACAAAATCAGCTTGTACATACAGGTCTTAAAAAGTGAAGCTCAGACATTCAAGTAAAGTAAGTGTATGTAAAATGCATGGCTGAGTAGACAATGTCTTTAAACCGTTGCTGCAGGACAAGCTTGAGTTAAGATTATTCTGTCAAGCTAGTCCCAGGAGACTAAAATGCACTTTCACACTTAACAGACAGATTAAACTCCACTTCTGCTTAGAGAACTGTGGTAGGGCTGCTAATTAGAGAacatgttgaaatgaagaagatACATGAGCGTGACATTTGTGCTTTGAGACAAATGATAAGGCCTTTCTGTATTGTTTTGGGGCggatgagacagagaagaggaagtgcTGCTGTGCGGTCGGTGGTAGAGGCGGACATTCCCCTCTGGTTGTGTTGTCAGAGATAAGGAGTTGGCAATGACGTGCTATTCTTAGATATGCTCTTCACTGAGGAAAGATGTAGAAGTCTGAGCAATAATCATTCAAATGTACACTCAAGACGAGACAGGCAGGGTCAGATCCACGGAGGCCACTGGGGAATCAATATGCTGTGAGAGGCATCTGTTAGTTTAGCTTTTCAGAGATGtctgtatataaatataactgATTCTATCAAAGGCCAAGTTTGCTGTTTATGTTCACAAGCTGAACAGTAAAGTCATATATATGCATGTAGCTGcaacaaacacatattttcatcatcaagCCTGTTCTGATGattgttttcttgattaatcaatttgAGCCATAAAGCAACAGTCCAAACTCCAAAGATACTCAGTCTACAATGATAGAAACAGAGCACATTTTACATATCTGACATGTTAGAatc
This genomic window from Lates calcarifer isolate ASB-BC8 linkage group LG1, TLL_Latcal_v3, whole genome shotgun sequence contains:
- the xk gene encoding membrane transport protein XK, with protein sequence MRLPSSIFVSVSLFTAETTAALYLSSTYRSAGDQIWQGLTLLFTLVPSVLVQLTLTFIHRDLSRDRPLILLLHILQLGPIVRCLEAFCIYGSVGRVEEPYVSITRKKQMPRGGQSEEVERQVGQAEGKLFTHRAAFARTSVIQAFLGSAPQLTLQLYICVLQQGVSIGRGTLMVISLLSIVYGALRCNILAIKIKYDDYEVDVRPMAYLCIFLWRSFEIATRVVVLVLFSSVLQLWVLPVVLLNFLVFFLYPWILFWQSHSPFPENIEKTLTRVGTTIVLCLLTFLYAGINMFCWSAVQVKLNDPDLINKSQNWYRMAVYYMLRFVENASLLLLWYIYKTDVYQFICAPLLVLQLLVAYAIAIFFMLVFYQFCHPCRRLFSSNMTQGLWNCSSLLCLMCNSTSPQNRPIGKTVLEPPSPSTCKEAANHGRVHDTASDSTDDMPNDTTYDMLNDTIYDLPNEMGNNIGGGINGDINHSVSCNA
- the LOC108880449 gene encoding dynein light chain Tctex-type 1 — protein: MEEFNSGEEVVFNTDEASVSVKECIEGVIGGTDYNQSKVNQWTASIVEHSLTHLVKQGRPFKYIVNCTIMQKSGAGLHTANSCYWDTATDGSCTVRWENRTMYCVVSVFAVTL